In Caulobacter segnis ATCC 21756, the sequence CTCGTGCGGTGGTGACCGAGACGGTCGCGCCGCATCGGACGGCTGTGACATATCGTCTCATCCGCGTCCGCCGTGAGGCTCAGCATTACGTGTCGATCTACCTCGACGCGACTCCGCGTCCTCGGCTGATCTGGGCGACGCTGATGGCCAAGGGGCTGGTTCAAGTGGTTGTCGGATTTGTCTTATCCGCCGCTACTTTCGAGTTTGGCTCTAAGCAGCGAATGCGCGGGCGCGCGATGATCGAACATGGCCTGGGCAAGCTCCTATGGAAGCGCGCCGTAGGCTACATCGCCGAGCCTTCGCTCAACAGGGCAACCTGATCTCAACCAACTTGACCGCAATTCCGCTAACACCGGGCACGGCGCAGGGCGCGCGCCGTCCTATTCTGAACTTGGGGGCACCAGAAAAGCATGCTGCATCGTCTTTCCACTCATGAAGCCCTGTCCGCGGATCTCACGGCGCAGATCAAGCTCTTCGCTGATGGCGCCAGCCTCGAGGACTTCACGCGCCTGCACCAGACTGGACAGGTGGCGGGTTTCACCACCAACCCGACCCTGATGCGCAAGGCCGGCGTCACCGACTACGAAGGTTTCGCCAAGGCGCTGCTGGAGCGCATTCCCGACGCGCCGATCTCCTTCGAGGTCTTCTCGGACGAGTTCGATGACATGACGCGTCAGGCGCGAAAGATCGCGGCCTGGGGCTCCAACGTCTACGTCAAGGTTCCGATCACCAACACGCGGCGCGAGAGCAGCCTGCCGATGGTTCGAGTGTTGGCGGGCGAGGGCGTGAAGGTGAATGTCACCGCCATTCTGACCCTGGAGCAGGTGGCCGAGACGGTCGACGCGCTCCATGCCGACGTTCCGGCCGTGGTTTCGGTTTTCGCAGGGCGTATCGCTGACACCGGCGTTGATCCCATGCCGGTCATGCGCGCCGCCGTGGCCATGGCCGCCCGCAAGCCCAAGGCCGAGGTGTTGTGGGCCAGCGTGCGCGAGGTGTTGAATGTTTATCAGGCCCGCGACTGCGGCTGCCACATCGTGACGTCGACGCCCGAGGTGCTGAAGAAGCTCTCCATGGCCGGAAAGGACCTGGCGGACCTGTCGCAAGAGACGGTGGCCATGTTCTATGAAGACGCCAGCGCGGCCGGCTTCAAGCTTTGAACGCTTCTGAGCGGCTACGCCCCGCGGTCTTTCTGGATCGCGACGGCGTGCTGAACCGCATCGTCCTGCGCGAGGGCAAGGCTGCCTCGCCGCGCGCCGTCGACGAGCTCGAGATCGAACCCGATGCTCCTTCAACGCTCGCGGCGTTGAAGGCGGCTGGTTATCTGCTGCTCGTCGTCACCAATCAACCTGACGTCCGCCGGGGGCTGATGAGCGTGGAAACGCTCGAAGCGCTGCATGCCCGGTTGGCCGACGCGCTCCCGCTGGACGAGATCGCGGCGTGCATGCACGACAACGCCGACGGGTGCGCCTGCCGCAAGCCCAAGCCAGGTCTAGTTTTGGACCTCGCCGAACGTCATGGCGTCGATCTCGGCCGGTCTTGGCTCATCGGCGATCAGGATCGCGACGTAGCTTGTGGCAAGGCCGCCGGCTGCAGCACAATACTACTTGGACGCGACTACAATTCGGGTACAGATACTGCCGCCGACCAAGTCGTGGAAACACTCTCGCAATCGCTTGCCTATATTCTAAGGGCGATATAATAGCGTTGCTTGGGGGTTTACTATGTTTTCTGACCACTTTCTTGATGCGACGACGCGCGCCGTCTCCGCGATTGACCGCGACGCCATTGAGGCCGTGGCGAAGACTCTGGCGCGGGTTCGGGATGGCGGCGGACGCCTGTTCCTGCTCGGCGTCGGCGGCAGCGCGGGCCACGCCAGCCACGCGACCAACGACTTCCGCAAGATCTGC encodes:
- a CDS encoding transaldolase, producing the protein MLHRLSTHEALSADLTAQIKLFADGASLEDFTRLHQTGQVAGFTTNPTLMRKAGVTDYEGFAKALLERIPDAPISFEVFSDEFDDMTRQARKIAAWGSNVYVKVPITNTRRESSLPMVRVLAGEGVKVNVTAILTLEQVAETVDALHADVPAVVSVFAGRIADTGVDPMPVMRAAVAMAARKPKAEVLWASVREVLNVYQARDCGCHIVTSTPEVLKKLSMAGKDLADLSQETVAMFYEDASAAGFKL
- a CDS encoding D-glycero-alpha-D-manno-heptose-1,7-bisphosphate 7-phosphatase, producing MNASERLRPAVFLDRDGVLNRIVLREGKAASPRAVDELEIEPDAPSTLAALKAAGYLLLVVTNQPDVRRGLMSVETLEALHARLADALPLDEIAACMHDNADGCACRKPKPGLVLDLAERHGVDLGRSWLIGDQDRDVACGKAAGCSTILLGRDYNSGTDTAADQVVETLSQSLAYILRAI